The Oncorhynchus gorbuscha isolate QuinsamMale2020 ecotype Even-year linkage group LG06, OgorEven_v1.0, whole genome shotgun sequence sequence AGTTTGGAGGGTCATGTGTTCTTGCTAACCTGAGAGCATCATTTCCCGCAGGGAAGAGTTTTTGTCTGTACCCAGAGGACACACCCCTGCCCAGTGAGACACGCCCCCACATCCTTGAGTCTGACATCACATCCACAGTGCTCTTCCTGAAGAGGATGGACATCGGCGGTCTGGGCCGCTGTGACTTTATCGACAGGCCAGGTACGGCAAGACAGGCTGAACACGTACAGGCTCTTTCTTCAACATAACTTTTTTTTATTGTATCTACAGTACATATGTGACAGGGCAGCTAAATGTATACAAACTGAGTAGAGTGATACATCAGCAAAATTAAATTACATTCTTAATGCACAAGGCAAtaatgttgttttgtatttaagaTTTTGAGCTCCATGCATCCTGTAGAGAGACACATTTTGGGTTGAGCTCAGTTATTTCGTTTTTTCCCGTGTGTCCAGTACAAACAGGCCTGTTGTGTGGTATTGGGTTCTATTGGAGGTCGGTGAGGCATGCGTTAGCTGAGCTGACAAGCACTGTTCTACGGCCAATGTTTGGAGAGCTGGCCTAGTGATGCAGCAGCAGCCATAGAGGTCTAACACTCATTAACGATGAGTTTAGtcatgctctctctttctgtgcgtgtgtgtgtgtgtgtgtgtgtgtgtgtgtgtgtgtgtgtgtgtgtgtgtgtgtgtgtgtgtgtgtgtgtgtgtgtgtgtgtgtgtgtgtgtgtgtgtgtgtgtgtgtgtgtgtgtgtgtgtaagccctGCCAAGCACTACAGCGTAATGATCATGTGCAGCTGAGCAATGTGGACATTTCACAATAAGCCCCATGATTGAATGACATTGATTGAAAGCGTGTGTTGATGGGTGTGatgttataattattattatgttgCTGACGTTGTGATGCTGTTTTTCAGGATTAGACTATCATCATAATGATCATAACGGGACAGTACATTTGAGATGTTTATTGCCCTGTATACTGTAGCTTTTCTCTTGTTGAAAACAATGTTACATCCAAAACCCTCAGTGTAAAAGCAAAGCCTCTCAGAACATTTATTTTGCATAGTGATGCACAGCTGATATTAGAATATTGAGGACTTAAATGTCAATCAGTTTAGCCTGCTTGCTGGTTGTACCTTGAAAATAATTTTACAAGGTTGTAATCACATAGTTTACAGGTGACTTTCTTTACAAATTCAGATACTTCACAATTCTTTCACGCACAGTTCGATTCATTTCCGTGGCGGTGTTATTTCCACCAGATCCTGAGGGTCTGATGCAGGCCTTGGAGGAACTGGACTATCTAGCAGCCCTGGATGACGATGGGAACCTGTCGGAGATCGGCATCATCATGTCTGAGTTCCCCCTGGAGCCCCAGATGGCCAAGACACTACTAGCCTCCTGCGAGTTTGACTGTGTCAACGAGGTGGTCACCATCGCCGCCATGCTGACAGGTGTGTGGGACTTCAACTTATGCTCTGTGGTCTGTATACCACATGAAAGGTTTGTGTTAACACACACCAAGACCATGCTGTGGTCATGCTTGCACACCTCATACAAAGTGAAGTCACGTCAATCCTCACATATACTTCATAATGTACAATTTTAGTGTGCTAACCCCTTCTCTGACGCTGCCCCTCTTAGCACCAAGCTGCTTTCTGGTCCCCTCAAGGGAGTTGAGGCTAGAGGCCTCTCAGTGTCACCTGAAGTTCCAGCACCCAGAGGGAGACCACTTCACCCTCATCAACATCTACAAGGCTTTCAAACAGAACCAGCATGAGCCCTGTGAGTTCACATAGGTATACCTGTAGCCACAGTGCATACCACcagctttaaaaaaatatataaaaaaataaggaTAACATTGGCTAAAACCCTCATTTACTCTCTCTGGTTTGGCATTTTCCAGTTGTCAGTGTGGAGAAGTGGTGTCAGGACTACTTCCTGAGTCTGTCTGCCCTGCAGACGGCTGATGCTATCCGCTCTGAGCTGACTGACATCCTGAGGAGGATAGAGCTGCCTGTCTCCATGCCTTCCTTTGGCTCCAAGGGAAACACTCTCAACATTAAGAGAGCGCTGCTAGCTGGCTTCTTCATGCAGGTACAGTAATATGGCTTTGCTTCTACCATTAGCTATCTATTGATAACTGTTTACTACTAAGAAACTTgaaagatacagtgccttgcgaaagtattcggcccccttgaactttgcgaccttttgccacatttcaggcttcaaacataaagatatagaactgtatttttttgtgaagaatcaacaagtgggacagaatcatgaagtggaacgacatttattggatatttcaaacttttttaacaaatcaaaaactgaaaatttgGGCGTACAAAATtatcatgattgtgtcccacttgttgttgattcttcacaaaaaaataaagatataaaactgtatgtttgaagcctgaaatgtggcaaaaggtcgcaaagttcaagggggccgaatactttcgcaaggcactgtacaatcTACCTTTTACTTCCTCGTATCAttagcaagagcagtgtgcgggtttcTCTTTTATTTGAAGTTATCACATTGTTCccatgcacctgcaaaaaagTGATTATAAAAGACATACTGTTATGACTTTCAGGTGGCAAGGGATGTGGATTCATCGGGGAATTACTTCATGTTGACACACAAGCATGTGGCCCAGATCCACCCTTTCTCTGCCTACGGCACCAAGACACCCAAACTGGGCCTGCCGGAGTGGGTCCTCTACCATCAGTACTCCTTCTCAGAGGACAACTGCATCCGCACCGTGTCCCACATATCCCCAGAGGAGTAAGTGGATTAGAGGTGGAGGATGTTCTTTGAACTTTGTTCAAAAAGGGCTATGTTGATGTGAAGTAACCATTTGCAAAAGATATACAGCAACAAAATCATccaaacataaaaaaatataaatatagtatattaAAAGATaattaaataaaatcaaatatatCAATAGGTTAGAACTGTGTCTAGCTTGTAACCTCCAATAGATACATTTACTTAGACATTTACTTCAGGGAGTGACAAGAGTTCCCACACACTGCTTTCCTTTTTGAACCACGCTCTTCACCATGGCACATTAGAGTCAGATTGTAACGGGCGGGGGTTTTCTTAATCCTGCCCTCCAGTATCAGCTGGTTAAACAGGGATTAGGAATAGCACAGCTACAGAGAGGATGCTGGTTTAATGGGGACTGTTAATGACAGAGAAGGCTCGGCAGCCTTCACATGCCGTGTTAGGTTACACTctgaaatgttttttgtttgttgttgcgtTTTAAATCGCTCAAATGTTTACCAAATGGTGCTCCTGGCAACTGGTAGACTGATGTTACAGTAAGTGCTCTTTCCAACAAAGAGATTGGGTGTCATTCATAGATCCTTGATTGCTGAATTTTGGTCAATTGCAGTGAACATCATTGGGAGATTCTCGTTCTTTGGTCTATGATAATCAAACTAATTTCAATTCCCTCTCACTGTAATTCAAATTAATTTCAGGTTGCACTCCATAATTGCAGTTGACCCAATGTTCCCGTGCTATGTTAAATTCAAGTGCAAATGAATAAGACAATACTTACTGTGAAATCAGAACAAGAACCAAATTAATAAAAAGGCAAATATATCAGAGAATATTGGGTTGACTCGCCCATGTTCACCAATGATTCCCTCCCTCTACCCAGATTCATTCAGATGGCTCCACAGTACTTCTTCTTCAACCTGCCTCCCAGCGAGAGCAAGGACATCCTCCAGAACATCTTAGACAATGGAGCTGAACACTACAAAGCGAAGAAGCTTCAAAAGAGCCCCAGCCTAGAGAGCATACCAGAAGTCACCGCCAGTTGTGTCATACAGTGATTGTGAAGGCCTTGGTTGAGAATGTCTTGGAGGCATAAACTCCCTACTCATTCCCCGGTACTGTATTATATGATCATTTTCACCAGTGTTACCTTTCAGTCATCTCATCACCAGTGTTACTTTTGAATCATTGAAACTAAGAATAATGTTAATGTCAAGCTATTAGTTAATTACTGGAATTGAATTATGGGAAGAAAAGTGACACTAGCTGTCCAGATTGCCAATGTGTTAGTTTTAGCAATATTTATATAGGCATCCTTTCTAGTCaatgtatatttattttataGAGCCCTACGTATGTACAGGGATGTACATTGTTTCTTGGAACTTGCAGTTTAATAATAAACACACTACTAAAAATGCATGTTTGAAGAGTACTTAGCCTAAATGCAAatctagggctctattcaatccgtattgCGAAAGTTCAGTATTACAGCGtgatttaaatgtaaaggcaatgttcccgcacTAGAGAATGCATTCAAGATAAATGCTGTGAATGTcagctcaatcggaaatgacctttacatttctattgcGCAATCTGTAATATTTCAAATATGTATATTTAGTTAGTCCAAAAGCACACAAAAAACAGCTTAGACACTTAACCCACATGGGCGTATTCTTTACACTTTGCCCTTATCCTCCACTGCTCAGTCGGACCATCTCCCTTACCTTTCTGTTAAATGACTCTAGGCTGTCATAGTGCATAAAATGTGTGTCCCAGACGGATTAGCACAGAGGAGCAGAAACAGAGTAGCACAGGGACATCATTTGGGTTTGTTGCTCCATCTGCTGTGAAGAGAGAAGGGATAGGTGGGGTGGGGGTGACCTAATTCAGGGACAGTGCATTACAGTATTGTAGCTACATGAGGCATTACAGCACCATGTGACCTCTTTAGTCCTGCATACATAATATCCAGGGCATTTTATATACAGACAGAAATAAGTTGAACTTCTTGGCACTAAGGCTGGCGTTGTGTAGTAGTGTTCATACACTGTCGTTACCAAAGTGAACCAAGACAAGGTGATTAGAAATATATACTAACCTTTATTTCAAGTCAAGGCaaacatgcaggcacacacattcaaacataAATACCACAACCAGTACAAATTATCCTTTGAATTAATCATTTGCATTCAACATTGCCTGCAGGCCATTGCACATTTTCACTTTGAAATGTTGTAACATTAACTTAATTTCAGCTTCCGCAACTTGTTTCTTCAAAGCAGTTACTATAATTCAGGTTTATAAAACCAAATCCCATTGCGATACGAGTACTCCAACGTTTAAGTTCATGTATCCCTCATTTAGTTAGGGATAACAAAGAAAAATGTATATCTGTAATTTAATTTCCAAATCCCCTTTACAAAACAATGTCAATTGAAAAGGTGAAGtacaggaattgtaaaaaaaaatctatcaAAAGGCAAAATTGTGGATTGCTCAATGTGGTAGTAAGGCACAGCTGGTGATCATTTCACATTGCAGGTGCAAAGAGCATTGAATACCTTGATAAGGATCTGTTATTTCGGTTGTCATCATGACCCTGCCCCATAGGTCCCCACTTCCTGTCTGTGGGGTCAGCTGTTGCAGGAGGTCAAGGAAGAGCTCTACACGTCTGAGGAGTGGAGCAGTCTTTCAGCATGAAGTAGCTTAGAGTAACCATTCTTCAGAAGCTCCTCGACCttatttatattatttttaaTCAAAGCTATGCTTAAAGGGATAGTGAGAGATTTAGTAAATTAAGACATTTTCCACTTaaccagagtcagattaactcattgataccatttgtatgtctctgtgtgcagtttgaatGAAGTTGCTAACTAAAGTCAACACAATTGATAAATAACATTAACACAGCGACTGGAAGAATTCTAGCTGTACCTGAAGATTTCCAGTCATTGCTCTAATGCTAGTTAACAATGGCTCACGATACTACCTTCAAAGCTGcatgcagagacatacaaatgttGTATTAATAAGGCGTACAGCAggcaacgtcaacagtgaagaggaaactccgggatgctggccttccaggcagagttcctctgcccatcttaatcttttattggccagtctgatatggctttttctttgcaactctgcctagaaggccagcatcccggagtcgcatcttcactattgacgttgagactgttTTTTTGCGGGTTCTATTTaaccactctgaagtttctaaaactgtttgaatgatgtctgtgagtataacagaactcatatcgCAGgcaaaaatccaaacaggaagtgggacatctgaggtttgtagtttttcaaagcttggcctaccaaatacacattgagatatggataaagttgtacttcctacggcttccaccgTCTTTAGAAatttgaatgaggattctactataaaggaggggctaaTGAGACCTCAGTCAGTGGTCTCATGAGAGTGCCATaaatatattagcatctgggacagagtaggaggcaggtcactctgggcacactattcatccaaaagtgaaaatactgccccctatcccaaaaatagtttaaggagaagtttatctaaagttccatgcataacaggtgtattttcatcaacatttataatgagtatttctgtaaattgatgtggctctccgCAAAATCACCacatgttttggaagcaaaacattactgaacataacacgccaatgtaaaatgagatttttggatataaatattcactttatcaaacaaaatatACATGGATTGTGTAACaagaagtcctatgagtgtcatctgatgaagatcaaaaggTTTGTGATtaatttgtgctttttgtgactcctctctttggctgaattttttttctttttctgtgacttggtggtgacctaacataattgtttgtggagctctcgctgtaaagcatttttttaaatcagacactgtggctggattaacgagaattatATCTTTAGaatgcctaatacttgtatgtttgagaaatttgatttatgagatttctgttgatttgcatttggcgccctgcaattaaATTGGCTGTTGGTGAGGGGTTCCGTTAGTTCCTAGACaggttaatgaagctgccagttgaggacttgtgaggcgtcggtttctcaaactagacactaatgtacttgtcctcttgctcagttgtgcaccggggcctttaccactcctctttctattctggttagagccagtttgcactgttctgtgaagggagtagtacacagtgttgtaccagatcttcagtttcttttcaatttctcacatggaatagccttaatttctcagaacaaaaatagactaatgagtttcagaagaaaggtctttgtttctggccattttgagcctgtaatcgaacccacacatgctgatgctccagatactcaactagcctaaagaaggtcagttttattgcttctttaataagAACAACAGatttcaactgtgctaacataattgcaaaaggggttttctaatgataaactagctaacacaacgtgccattgtaacacaggagtgatggttgctgataataggcctCTGGACGCCTATGTAGATACTCCATTAAACAATCAGCCGTTTCTAGCTACAAtaataatttacaacattaacaatgtctacaatgtacttctgatcaatttgatgcaattttaatggacaaaaaaaaaaatttttttcccaaaaacatggacatttctaagtgaccccaaactcttaaacggtagtgtatatacagtacaaaaTCCATTTGTACATGTGTAGAGCgtatgcttttgtgtgtgtgtgtatatgcatctaattttactgcttgcatgagttacttgatgtggaatagagttccatgtagtcatggattTCTTTAGTGCCGCACAGTACCtctcatagtctgttctggacttggggactgtgaagagccttcccaagttctctcacgtcaccccgctcctccgctctctccactggcttccagttgaagctcgcatccgctacaagaccatggtgcttgcctacggagctgtgaggggaacggcacctcagtacctccaggctctgatcaggccctacacccaaataagggcactgcgttcatccacctctggcctgctcgcctccctaccactgaggaagtacagttcccgctcagcccagtcaaaactgttcgctgctctggctccccaatggtggaacaaactccctcacgacgccaggacagcggagtcaatcaccaccttccggagacacctgaaaccccacctctttaaggaatacttaggataggataaagtaatccttctcaccccccttaaaatatttagatgcactattgtaaagtggctgttccactggatgtcataaggtgaatgcaccaatttgtaagtcgctctggataagagcgtctgctaaatgacttaaatgtaaatgtaaatgtaagagacctcgtggcatgtcttgtggggtatgcttgggtgtccgagctgttcaccggtagttcaaacagacagctcggtgcattcaacatgtcaataactctcataaatacaagcagTGATGAAGTAAAaactctcctccactttgaaccaggagagattgacatgcatattattaatattagctctctgtgtacagccaagggccagccatgctgccctgttctgaaccaattGCAATTTATTTTCCTAAGTtattttttgtggcacctgaccacacaactgaacagtagtccaggtgcgacaaaactagggcctgtaggacctgccttgttgatagtgctgtttagAAGGTAGAGcaacactttattatggacatacttctccccatcttagctactgttgtatcaatatgttttgaccatgacagtttccCAGGGTAGGGTAACTCCAACTAGTTTAGTCACcgcaacttgctcaatttccaaaTGATTTATTACAACTTTTAGTTgaagtttagggtttagtgaatgatttgtcccaaatagaGTTCTtgtagtttaaaaaatatttaggactaacttattccttgccacccattctggaACTAcatgcaactctttgttaagtgttgcagtcatttcagtcgctgtagtagctgacctgtatagtgttgagtcatcctcatacatagacacactggctttccacaattcattagtaaagattgaaaaagtaAACGGGCCAAGACAACTTacttggggaattcctgattctacctgaatTATGttggaggcttccattaaagaacaccctctgtgttctgttagacaggtaactatttatccacaatatagcagggggtgtaaagtcaTAACACAAGTTTTTcaagcagcagactatgatcgataatgtcaaaagctgcactgaagttcTAACAAAACAATCTTTTCATCATCAATTTCTCCCAgctaatcatcagtcatttgtattagtgctgtgcttgttgaatgcccttctctataagcatgctgaaagttggTCAATTTGTTTACCGTAAAATAGTTAACCGGCTgtttggtcagctatttgagccagtaaaggaagctttactattcttgggtagcggaattacttttgcttccccccaagcctgagggcacacactttctagtaggcttaaattaaaGATGTGGCAAAAAGGATGGGCAATATCatccactattatcctcagtaattttccatccatgTTGTCAGatcccggtggcttgtcattgttgatagactaTTTTTTTCatctcttccacactgacttcaCAGAATTtgaaattacaatgcttgtctttcataatagagatacttggatgtgtagcgtcagcatttgttgctggcatatTATGCataatttgctaatcttgccaattaaaaaaaatcattaaagtagttagcaatatcagttggttttgtgatgaatgagccatctttCCATGAATGATGGAAATGTGTTTGCCTTTTTTCCCAGATtttcatttaaggtgctccaaagctttttactatcattctgtatgtcatttatctttgttttatagtgtagtttcttctttttatttagtttagtcacatgatttctcaatttgcattAAGTTTGCCAATCGGTTATGCAGCCAGTCTTAATTGCTATatttttgcctcatccctctcaaccatacaatttttcaattcctcatcaatccatggggatctaacagtttttacagtaattttcttAATGGATGCATGCTTATTAGCAAcgggaataagcaatttcataaatgtgtcaagtacagtgtctgtttgctcctcattacacaccacagaccaacagatATTCATTACATCAATAACATAGggatcactacaaaacttattgtatgatcttttatacactatattaggcccagcctttggaaccttcctagatatggctattatattgtgatcactacatccaatggatctggatactgctttcaagctcatttctgcagcattagtaaagatgtgatcagtACATGTTAATGATTTCTTtactgtgctgtttgtaactaccctggtaggttgactgataacctgaaccaggttgcaggcactggttacagtttgaagctttctcttgagtgggcagcttgatgaaagccagtcagtatttatttttttatcacccataaaaaaatatatacctatctgtcacatacattatcaagcatttcaacatcttatccagatactgactgttagcacttggtggtctatggcagcttcccaccagaattgGCTtaaggtgaggcagatgaacctgtagccatattacttcaaaagtatttgacatgagatcctctcgtatctttacaggaatgtggttctcaATATAaaaaacagcaacacctccaccactgGCATTTCTATATTTTCTGTAAATGTTATAACCTTGGATTGCTACCACTGTATtgtcaaaggtattatctaagtgagtttcagagagtCCGtgctagtggaaagccttcccaaaagagtggaagctgttagaGCAGAAAATGGGGAACCAACTccgtattaatgcccatgattttgggatgagatgttcgacgagcaggtgtccacatacctttggtcatatAATGTGGATATGAGCTGGCGAAGGGCAGACTACCATGAGTTTCATGGTGCTTTCTAGACAAATGGGAACCTGGCCAGCCAGCCCCTCTAAAAAATAGGATATTTGGAATCTGTTTTTCGTCAATATAGCCACGCAGCACACTGAACATTTCCTATGCCGTTTCATACACGGGAATCGTGATACAGAAGAATATGTCCTTGTGAATAGCATTCCCCGACATGTACGGCAAACAAAAGTCAATTCATGGGCATCTCGGCCCTCACAGCTAACATCCATTTAGAGAGCATAAGCTGGGGAGTTTCCTCTTGATTGCTAGCAATAGCATACATTCTTAATTTAACAGTGATATCTGACAAAGGTATTGATGTGAGTTTATGTGCCTCTGCCTCCCCACACATTGTTTTCACCATATCAATTGCGGCCGATAATATCAAAGTCTCTGCAATAGTGTGGTGCTTCACAGCGTAGCGGGCCTAGCCATTCACCACAGGAATTATTCAAGTGCTGGTTGAATTTTATCTTTgaatcattttcatttagatttttaaGGTTAACCACATTACAATGATTTTGAAAAACAAAGATGATATATTATACATATTTTCAGGATTTTGGAAAATCTCCTACAACCCCATTTTCACGAGGGATTCGCAACCCCTAGTTTGGGAACCGCTGCCCTAACCCCTCTTGCCACAGTGTCTTACAGAGACAAAGCCTTTTGTTAAAGACGGATAACAATGACTGACACTTGTTAAAGAGCAACAGACACAGCTTTGTGAGTGGAGGGATGTGGTTAGACCAACACACTGGAATGAAATGCTTAGGGTTCTTTAGATAATCAACATAGTacagtgtaagtcgctctggataagagcgtctgctaaatgacttaaatgtaaatgtaactcaaGGTGTCGAGGGCCACCAGTGAACTAGTATTTTTAGAAGGCCGACATGATACAGTcatacatgctgaccagaccggacaggTCGCGTGCGCGagcgtcgcaaaataaatgtagaaatccatgttgttcagttattgcacccacactgctcacacgcgccaacgagcatctgcaatgccaagggctaaaatagaagtcattcctatttctgacacatatcgcgctgaaagtcctgcctctcccatctgctcattggtttatagaagcaggtacccacgtgccatctcctcattggttatacccacgtgggtgattgaaagacgaactttgttgccggttgtcgtggtaatacaatgaaagtttagatgcgatcaccatagaaattcaaagatgaaaaagcctggaaggaggagggatgactagaaacgatttggttggccgttttatgtgtggattaattgtcggagtagaggtccttgtgcatttcaggtaaaataacaactcaatgctTATATCCCTGGACAAAAATAGCTAGCAAcaacaagctagctaaataggacaaattagctagcaagtgcaagctaactagctaaattgccacacatgtttaatgcttttcgacctgtccccaaatgaatgtcattggttcagggattgttttgatattttaacctgcgtgtcgtgatcgcgtttggtgcgggggggggcaaaataaatttatgcacgatggcgcacgcgcgcagccggtttggttTCCGAATTAGGCTGAAAAGATAACGGAAAGTTCAGTATTATGCTTCTACTGGATGATATGTTTAGTCGTGGTTTAGCCCTGCTGGATAAGGTTAA is a genomic window containing:
- the dhx32b gene encoding putative pre-mRNA-splicing factor ATP-dependent RNA helicase DHX32 isoform X2, which produces MFQLIPQWCAEFCLAVQYQNGMVVCTQVHRQHTVDLALRVADEMDVNIGHEVGYSIPLETCCSGDTVLRYCTDDMLLREMMSDPMLEHYGVIVIDQAHERTVSTDVLLGLLKDITLQRPELRVVLLTATHPGPKLLGHYKNVPLIQLEGVCSAEVVYTGTSHKDYFCSALRLVLEIHHSQEEGDIVVFLATTQEIDLARDILLREEANIPTHLGELLPISVHPGLGGTLPMPGEEEGRCRRVFLTSSPNEDLFWAVHMLNFVIDAGVQKRNVYNPRIRANSVAIQPISRIQAESRKQLVGPTGKSFCLYPEDTPLPSETRPHILESDITSTVLFLKRMDIGGLGRCDFIDRPDPEGLMQALEELDYLAALDDDGNLSEIGIIMSEFPLEPQMAKTLLASCEFDCVNEVVTIAAMLTAPSCFLVPSRELRLEASQCHLKFQHPEGDHFTLINIYKAFKQNQHEPFVSVEKWCQDYFLSLSALQTADAIRSELTDILRRIELPVSMPSFGSKGNTLNIKRALLAGFFMQVARDVDSSGNYFMLTHKHVAQIHPFSAYGTKTPKLGLPEWVLYHQYSFSEDNCIRTVSHISPEEFIQMAPQYFFFNLPPSESKDILQNILDNGAEHYKAKKLQKSPSLESIPEVTASCVIQ